The Lysinibacillus timonensis nucleotide sequence TGCAGGCGGAGACATTAAAGCAATGCAAGCTGGTGAAGGATTTTACAAAAGCCAAACAGATATTACCTCAACAGGTTTAGCACGTAAAAACTCCTTATGGAAGAACATTCAACGAATTCCCCTACTTCTTGAGGAAATTGATAAACCAGTTATTGCCCAAGTACACGGTTTTGCGATGGGAGCTGGACTTGATATGGCGTTAATGTGTGATATTCGAATTGCCTCTGAAAATACGAAAGTTGCAGAAAGCTATATAAATGTTGCAATTGTACCTGGTGACGGAGGCGCCTATTACCTTCCAAAACTAGTTGGTAAAGATCATGCTCTAGATATGCTTTGGAATGCCCGTGTTTATAATGCTGAGGATGCCAAAAATCTAGGGATATTCACTTTTGTTGTTCCACACGCAGAACTGGAACAATATGTTTGGAACTATGCTAAAGAGTTAACTGCTCGTCCTCAAACAGCTTTACGCTTTATAAAACGTGCAGTAAATCAAAGCGAAAGAATGGACTTACGTTCTTCTCTTGATTACATCTCATCACAAATGGCTATTGTCACAGAACTTCCCGATTTCAAAGAAAGCGTAACAGCTATTTTAGAAAAACGTAACCCAAATTATAAATAAGGGGGGTTTTTTCATTGCAACCACTCAGGGATATTAGAGTCCTAGATTTATCTCGTGTTCTAGCTGCCCCCGCTGGTTCTATGCTATTAGCAGATTTAGGTGCAAATATCATCCGCATCGAACATCCTGATGGTTCTGACAGTATGCGCGAATGGGGACCATTTGTTAACGGCCAGAGCACTTACTATTTATGTGCTAATCGGAATAAACAATCGATAACTTTGGATTTAAATCATGAATCTGACCGGAATTACTTTAAGGAACTCGTAAAAGATGCAGATATTTTACTAGAAAATTTTAAAACGGGTGATATGGAAAAGATGGGGCTTCATTACGAAGAACTCCAAAAAATAAATCCCCGAATCATTCATATTGCAGTTACAGGTTTTGGCCAAACAGGACCGCTTTCTCTTGAGCCCGGTTTTGACCCAGTCATTCAAGCTATGAGTGGTCTGATGGATGTAACCGGTTCAGCTGATGGAGAACCGACAAGAGTAGGAATACCTATTTCAGATATTTTAACCTCCCACTATGTAGTAATCGGTGTTTTAGCAGCACTTCGAATGCGAGACCAAACTAATACAGGCCAATTTATTGATTTATCTTTATTTGATGTCCAAATGAGTAGTATGGCCAATGTGACAAGTGCTTATTTGAATACAGGGTATGTTTCGAAACGTCTCGGCAATCAACATAATAATATTGCCCCCTATCAAGTGTTCAAATGCAAAGATGGGTTATTAATGATATGTGCTGGGTCCGATTCTCAATTTGTCAAACTATGTAAGATGCTAGGTCAAGAGGATTGGATACATGACGAACGGTTCAAAACAAATGTCCTCCGTAAATCGCATGAAGCGCTGTTAGCAGAAAAAATTAATACAATCACTAGTACGAAAAATCGAGACGAATGGATCCCACTCCTACAAAGATATAAAATTCCAGGAGGACCTGTGAATACAATTTCAGAAGCTTTAGATCATCCGCAAGCAAAAGCACGTAACTTAATTGGGGAGCTGGAACATCACGTTTATGGTAAAGTGAAATTTATAAAAAATCCACTTCAATTTTCAGGATTAAATATAGCATATAAAAGTGCCCCTCCTTTATTAGGAGAACATAACGTTAACTTTTCCACTTTAGATAATGAGAAACTTTCATAGGTGAGGGTTACTTTATAAAGGACTAAAAAACGAAGGGGCTTTAGGGTATTCTTTATATAAGAGGTTTAGTTTAAACAAAAATTGTTACCATTTCTTAAATAAGCTATATTATGTATTTAGAAGTAGAATTATTTGACAAAAAAAGTTATTTATGCTATAATTTACAATTAAACAAACGTTGTATATAATAAGATTCTCCTGGCCAGGGGAATCTTATTTTTGTTAGTGTGCCCGGCATGGGCTACAACTTGGTGGTGAAAGTCCACTACAGGCTTGGCAGTAGGAACTGTTAGCTGATGGCAAGGGTGTCCACCGTGAGGTGGAATCTGAAGGAAGCCGGAGGCAAAATCCCGAACTGACGGACAGAAACTATATATAAGGCTGAATTGGAATGGACGAGTTTGCTAAACAAAACGAAGTCCAATACTGCACGAGTTCCATACAGTAAATATAGCAGTTACATGGGAGGAAGGTTGTAGCTCTTACCCGGGGAGGTCTTACAAGGGTTCCCGACAAGAGAGATGGAATATCTCACAGGAACAAGCTTACCAGTGATGGCAAGCTGAATTGTAAGAAGTCAGCAGAGGTCATAGTAGTTTCTCTGAAATGAAGGACTGAACAATAGCAATCTTGAAGAATTACGGAGGTGATGGCAGTGCAAAGACCGCAGAAAACATCGCAAGATGGCTGTTTGCAAAGGGATAAGTTGGAAACTGAAGAGTATGCAAGAGTGTGTAGTCCTGCCGTTAAAGAAGTAGGTCAACAAGATGGTATCGATTTAATTGATAAAGTAATTGATAGTAATAATCTTTTCAGAGCATGTAAGAAGGTTAAAGCCAACAAAGGTGCGCCTGGAATAGATGGAATGACAGTAGATGAACTTTTTGGTCATGTCAGTAAATACCTACCCCATCTTAAGAGAAAACTGAAAGATGGCTCATATAAGCCTCTTCCAGTCAAACGGGTTGAAATCCCGAAGGCGGATGGTACAAAACGAAAATTAGGCATTCCATGTGTTAGAGACCGTATGGTCCAACAAGCAATATATCAAGTAATAGGTGGAAGAATAAACCCGAAATTTTCCGATTCAAGTGTTGGTTTGCGACCAAATAGAAACCAACACCAAGCCATAAAGAAATCTATCAAATACTATGAACAAGGCTATAAAGTGGTAGTGGATTGTGATCTCAAAAGTTACTTTGACACCATTAACCATCAAAAGCTAATGGAATACCTCAAGGAATTCATTAAAGATAAAATTATATTAAAGCTAATTTGGAAATTTCTTAAAAGCGGAATATTAGAGAATGGCTTTACCAAACCAACTGAATTCGGTGCGCCTCAAGGCGGTGTACTTTCACCAATTCTTAGTAATGTTTATTTAAATCAGTTAGATATAGAACTGGAGGAAAGAGGACATAAATTCGTTCGCTTTGCGGATGATTTTTGCATCTACGTTAAAAGTAAACGAGCTGGTGAACGTGTCCTTGATAGCATTACAAAGTTTTTGGAGAAGGAACTGAAGCTGACAGTTAATAAAACTAAAAGTAAGGTGGGGTCTCCGACCAAACTAAAATTTTTAGGTTTCTGTATCCACAGTACATCTAAAAGTACAGGATGTAGACCACACCACTCCGCGAAGAAAAGATTCAGAGATAAACTAAAATATAAAACTAGACGAAATCGTACTGGTAAATTTGAGGATATCGTTAAAGAAATTAATCAAGTTACGGTTGGATGGATAAATTACTATGGCATTGGTTTGATGAAAATGTTCATTCAAGATATGAGAAAGTGGCTAAACCATCGGTTAAGGCAACTTATTTGGAAAAGGTGGAAGAAAGTCAAGACAAGGTACTATCAACTTAGGAGATTAGGTATCCAACACAATGAAGCCTGGAAAGTAGCGAATACCCGTAAGGGTTATTGGAGGATTTCAGGAAGTGAAACTCTACATAAAGCTATTAGAACAAAAACGCTCATCAAATGGGGAATAAAGGACCTTAATTATTTGTATGAGCGTCGATACTTAAGTTATTGAACCGCCGTATACGGAACCGTACGTACGGTGGTGTGAGAGGTCGACTAGCCAATTAATGGCTAGTTTCCTACTCGATTACGGGAGGATTTATGTTATGAATGAAAATGAATCAAGTTTAACTTCCTTAGTATCCGCTTTTGCTAGAGCCTATCACAGTAAATATGATACCCCCCCTATTTTTGATGATTATATTGCTGAAAAATTGATTACTCAAGAGGAATTTGAAAATATTCGTGAAAACATGATTAAAGGAATACAATTCTTTAATAAAGAACTTGCTAAGATATTTAAAGACAAACCAGACGAAATATTAAAATGGATAACACAAGTGCAACTATCTCCAACTCCTTTGGCACGGGCAGCCTATTGTGAAAATGTCTTATTTAACGAATTATCCCTAGGAACGAAACAGTATGTCATTCTTGGAGCTGGATTAGATAGTTTTTGTTTCCGATATCCAGAGTTAAATGACAGCTTAGATATTTACGAAGTTGATTACCCATCTACACAAAATTCAAAAAAAATCAGGTTAACAAATGCTAATTATGAAATTCCTAATAATCTACATTTTGTTTCAATGGATTTTACCGAGGAGTTTACTATTCAAGAACTTGTAGAAGAAGGCTTTGACTTAAACCAAAAAACTTTCTTTAGTTTTTTAGGTGTTTCTTATTATTTAACAAAAGAAGAAATTGCTAACCTCATTAATAATTTATTAAACGAAGTTCCATCAGGAAGTTCTATTGTATTTGATTATGCTGATGAAAAACTTTTTGAAGAAAAAGGAATGTCTAATCGTGTACAAAATATGCTTCATATGACTTCCGCTAGTGGTGAGCCTATGAAATCATGTTTTACGTATGAGGAAATGGAGAACCTGTTGGAAAACGCAGGTTTACTGATTTATGAACATTTACCACCTGAGACTATTAACGATCAATTCTTTAATAATCGTACAGACTATTTGTCAGCTTTTGAAACAATTCATTACATCCATGCAGTCAAAAAATAAAGTTTGCATTTAACAACTTACCTCTCAATCTACCAAATGATTGGGAGGTATTATTTATATAATCTCTCTAACATCCTCTGGTTTAACTATGTGAGGAGGTGTGAACACAAACTATTTTCATATCAAGGGTACTAATCGTTTATTCCCTTGCCATCTAGAATATGCTGGATATATTTTCCGATTCTCGACTCTCGAGTTTTCGATTGTTTAGCTTGTGTAAAATAGAGAATATATGCTCTTTGGCGTCCAGGTGTTAATGCTTCAAAAGCTGTTTTCAAGGAAGGCATTTCATTAAATTTTCTTTGAAGTTCTTCAGGAATTAGGTAGTCTGCTGTCTTTTTAAACTCTACTTCTAAACCGGACTTCTCAACCTCAATTGCTTCATTAATATTATCTTTTAAAATGAATTCCATTTGAGCTATTTCATGCACATTGGTGAATCGGATCTGACGTTGAGTCTGTGAGTTCTCACCAGGTTTTAGTAGAATTCCATTGACATCATTTAACAGGACACCTTTGAAAAACATAAGGGCACAATACTCCTTAAACCCTTGTATTATGACTATGTTCCTGTTTTGAAACGTGTAACAAGGTTTATTCCACTTCAATTCTTCAGTAAGCCCGCAGTTAAGAATGAACTCTCTCAATTTCACCATTTCTTCCCACCATTTTTTCTCTTTAGTTAAAAATTCATCCACCTTAGGATTTAACCTACTATTTGCCATTAGGAATACCCCACTTTTTTAGCTGATACTAAATAAACTTTACCCAATATGGTTACCTGCTCTAACGCATCGTGTCTTATCTTGAAATTCCTATAAAAAATCATTATAATCGCTCACTATCTGTTATTACCCCTTTTTCTGTTGTCCAAATACGATTGTATTTCGCAAGTAAAAATTGAGCCATTTATTAATTAAAAACTGAGCCACTTAAAGCTGACTATTTTCTAGCCATTCTTTTGTATCCAATATTCGATAAGATGGGCCGACCATGTCAACCATATAGGCTCTATGTGTTAGTCGATCTGTTAAAGCTGCTGTTAAAACTGGATCATGAAATATTTCTTCCCATCGATCAAATGATAAATTACTCGTAACGATGGTGGATGCTCGTCCTGCCCGAAGGGAAAGATGAGTAAATAATAACTCGGCTCCTTCTTTATCAAAGGAGATATAACCTAATTCATCAATGATTACTAAATCATATTTTTCAAACTTCAGTTCAAATGAACGTAACGTTCTTTCAGAACGGCTCTCTTTTAATTGGTTTACTAGAGATGATACCGTTGTAAAAAATACTTTATATCCTGACAAACAAGCTTCAATTCCTAAACCTATTGCTATATGGGTTTTACCTGTTCCAGGTGAGCCAATTAATAGGACATTTTGTTTTTCTTGAATGAAATCTAATTTCTTTAATTGTGGAAGGCGAGAGGCCGCATTTTGCGGTAATCTCTCAGTCTCTAATTCAGTTAATAGTTTCTTTTCAGGGAAATTTGCTGAACGAATCCGAGTCGCTTTTGCTCATACTTCTCGAGCTTGCATCTCTTGTGCCAGTGCGTGATATAAAAAATCCTCTGCTGTCTGATGTTGTTTCCACATATCATCTTCTTGAATAAATGTCCGATTGCTTGTTAAGCGAAGTTCTTTGCACATTTCAATCATTTCTTGTCTCTTATCCATTAATGAAGCACCCCTGTCTTTTTCGTTTCAAATAATGCCGTAATGGCTGAAAGATTTTCGAGAGATTGAGTGGTGACCTCATTTTTGGAATGTACAGTTTTATGAATAGCTTCGCCTTGATTAGCTAAGAAAATAACTTTCTCTGTTGTTATTTGAACCATAGGGTTCTTCTCAAGTTGCTCAATCGCTGCTATGACCTTTTCTAGATTGTTATGTTCTTTTAGATAGATAAGTAACTCTAGAAAATCTCGCTCATTTCCAATATAATAATCTTTGTATAATTTTTTTATTTTTGTTGGTGCTTGACTCAAACATTCACTTTGAGCCAATGCGCCTTTTTTCTTTTCAAATGTACGTAAGTAATGATAAATATCCATAATCCATTGATGGATCTGCCAACTTCGCTTATGTGTCGCGATACAGGCATTTTCACTAAAAATAAGAATTTTTTCCGCACTTGCTTTTACTTTCACCCATTCACCAACATTTCCTTCTGGAACAGAATAACGATTTTGTCTATAAGTAATCGTGCTATATTTGTCCAC carries:
- a CDS encoding enoyl-CoA hydratase/isomerase family protein; this translates as MSDLLFEVKDHIAIITLNRPDAYNAFSEAMIKNWINALEEVRDNDDIRVVIVKGNGKGFCAGGDIKAMQAGEGFYKSQTDITSTGLARKNSLWKNIQRIPLLLEEIDKPVIAQVHGFAMGAGLDMALMCDIRIASENTKVAESYINVAIVPGDGGAYYLPKLVGKDHALDMLWNARVYNAEDAKNLGIFTFVVPHAELEQYVWNYAKELTARPQTALRFIKRAVNQSERMDLRSSLDYISSQMAIVTELPDFKESVTAILEKRNPNYK
- a CDS encoding CaiB/BaiF CoA-transferase family protein, producing MQPLRDIRVLDLSRVLAAPAGSMLLADLGANIIRIEHPDGSDSMREWGPFVNGQSTYYLCANRNKQSITLDLNHESDRNYFKELVKDADILLENFKTGDMEKMGLHYEELQKINPRIIHIAVTGFGQTGPLSLEPGFDPVIQAMSGLMDVTGSADGEPTRVGIPISDILTSHYVVIGVLAALRMRDQTNTGQFIDLSLFDVQMSSMANVTSAYLNTGYVSKRLGNQHNNIAPYQVFKCKDGLLMICAGSDSQFVKLCKMLGQEDWIHDERFKTNVLRKSHEALLAEKINTITSTKNRDEWIPLLQRYKIPGGPVNTISEALDHPQAKARNLIGELEHHVYGKVKFIKNPLQFSGLNIAYKSAPPLLGEHNVNFSTLDNEKLS
- the ltrA gene encoding group II intron reverse transcriptase/maturase, which codes for MQRPQKTSQDGCLQRDKLETEEYARVCSPAVKEVGQQDGIDLIDKVIDSNNLFRACKKVKANKGAPGIDGMTVDELFGHVSKYLPHLKRKLKDGSYKPLPVKRVEIPKADGTKRKLGIPCVRDRMVQQAIYQVIGGRINPKFSDSSVGLRPNRNQHQAIKKSIKYYEQGYKVVVDCDLKSYFDTINHQKLMEYLKEFIKDKIILKLIWKFLKSGILENGFTKPTEFGAPQGGVLSPILSNVYLNQLDIELEERGHKFVRFADDFCIYVKSKRAGERVLDSITKFLEKELKLTVNKTKSKVGSPTKLKFLGFCIHSTSKSTGCRPHHSAKKRFRDKLKYKTRRNRTGKFEDIVKEINQVTVGWINYYGIGLMKMFIQDMRKWLNHRLRQLIWKRWKKVKTRYYQLRRLGIQHNEAWKVANTRKGYWRISGSETLHKAIRTKTLIKWGIKDLNYLYERRYLSY
- a CDS encoding class I SAM-dependent methyltransferase encodes the protein MNENESSLTSLVSAFARAYHSKYDTPPIFDDYIAEKLITQEEFENIRENMIKGIQFFNKELAKIFKDKPDEILKWITQVQLSPTPLARAAYCENVLFNELSLGTKQYVILGAGLDSFCFRYPELNDSLDIYEVDYPSTQNSKKIRLTNANYEIPNNLHFVSMDFTEEFTIQELVEEGFDLNQKTFFSFLGVSYYLTKEEIANLINNLLNEVPSGSSIVFDYADEKLFEEKGMSNRVQNMLHMTSASGEPMKSCFTYEEMENLLENAGLLIYEHLPPETINDQFFNNRTDYLSAFETIHYIHAVKK
- a CDS encoding YdeI family protein, whose protein sequence is MANSRLNPKVDEFLTKEKKWWEEMVKLREFILNCGLTEELKWNKPCYTFQNRNIVIIQGFKEYCALMFFKGVLLNDVNGILLKPGENSQTQRQIRFTNVHEIAQMEFILKDNINEAIEVEKSGLEVEFKKTADYLIPEELQRKFNEMPSLKTAFEALTPGRQRAYILYFTQAKQSKTRESRIGKYIQHILDGKGIND
- the istB gene encoding IS21-like element helper ATPase IstB, encoding MRSANFPEKKLLTELETERLPQNAASRLPQLKKLDFIQEKQNVLLIGSPGTGKTHIAIGLGIEACLSGYKVFFTTVSSLVNQLKESRSERTLRSFELKFEKYDLVIIDELGYISFDKEGAELLFTHLSLRAGRASTIVTSNLSFDRWEEIFHDPVLTAALTDRLTHRAYMVDMVGPSYRILDTKEWLENSQL